In Shewanella glacialimarina, the genomic stretch TGGTTGCGTATGAGCGCTACTTTAACAATGATGATGAAGATATTCGCCAGCAAGCGTTAAAAGATCATGCCCTATCTATTCGAATGCATATCAAGGGACTCAGCCAAAAGGATTACCATAAACTACATGGACTAAAAAGCTTAGATTATGTGCTAATGTTTATCCCTGTTGAACCGGCATTTTTACTGGCAATAGAATACGACCCTAGCCTAATTAATTTTGCCCTAGAGCAAAATATTATGCTGGTTAGTCCAACCAATTTATTAGTCGCTTTGCGGACCATTAATAACATATGGCGCTACGAGCATCAGAATCAACATGCACAAACAATTGCTAAGCAAGCGGCTAAAATATATGACAAATTGTGCAGTTATATTGATGACATGGACAAACTAGGACGCGCGCTTGAGACTGCCGATAAAAGTTATCAGCAAGCAATGGCTAAATTATCTTCGGGTAAAGGCAACTTAATACGCCAGGCGCATACCTTACAATGCCTGGGGGTCGACTCTAGCAAGCAGATTGGTAAGCAGATACTTAACCGCGCACTCGATGAGTCATTAGACAAAACTGAAGGATAAAATGGCAAAATTAATCATCAGTTAATTATTTACTCTAATACTGTTAATGTTTTAGCAGTTTCACAAAAAACTCATTTTAAAAACTTTATCGCAAACGTTGTACTGAGGCGGAGATTCTCATTTAAATGCGTACTACATGGATTAATACATGTTCACCTAAACGACTAACAACCTTACTCGTTGTCACGGCGCTGACTATTTTATCTAGCACCCCTGCTAATGCCTACACGGCTAAACAGCAGCAATATCTTGATGCGAAAAAAGCCTTAGACAGCGGACAAACTAGCCGTTATCAACAACTCAGAAAACAGCTAGGTGATTATCCATTAGCCATTTATCTTGATTATCACACCAGTATTGATGACATTGTGCGTATGCCGGGCAATAAAGCCTTTAGTGCCATCGAGCCGTTCAATACCATGCCTTTGTATAATTCAGCTCGATATCGTTATTTGATGAACGCTGGTAATACCCAGCGTTGGCAAGACTTTTTAGCTATCTCACCGACAACGCCTAATGACATGCGTTTACAGTGCTATTTTTTACGTGCGCAATTAGCAACGGGTGATAAAGCAGCGGCATACAAAGGCGCGGATCGACTATGGCTGCATGGTCAGTCTAGACCTAAAGAATGTGATCCTTTATTTACTCAGTGGGCCAAAGATGGCTACCGTACCCAGGAATTAATATGGGGGCGAATGCTGCTCAGTTTTGATGCAGGACAAACAGGTTTATTAAGTTATTTAAGCCAAAAAGTCAGCAAACATCGTAACGATGCTGAACTGCTATTAAAGGTATACAAAGACCCTAATATATTAAGAAATACCAAACTTTTTAGCAGCTCTAAACCTATTGTGAGTGATATTGTCGATGCAGGCTTAAGAAAGCTTGCCAGAAAAGATCTTAAACAAGCCACCAAACTTTACGTTAAATATCAAAAAGCGGGTCGATTCAGTGAGGCCAAAGATCGTCAATTAAATCATTATCTTGTCAGGCGTGGATTGATTTACCAAGAAGAAGCATTAATCGATCATATTGATACTATGTTACCGCTATTGGCATCTGATGACTTATATGAAATGCGCCTTCGCTGGGCTATCCGCCAGCAGGATTTTAATACCGTAAACATTT encodes the following:
- a CDS encoding transglycosylase SLT domain-containing protein, which gives rise to MRTTWINTCSPKRLTTLLVVTALTILSSTPANAYTAKQQQYLDAKKALDSGQTSRYQQLRKQLGDYPLAIYLDYHTSIDDIVRMPGNKAFSAIEPFNTMPLYNSARYRYLMNAGNTQRWQDFLAISPTTPNDMRLQCYFLRAQLATGDKAAAYKGADRLWLHGQSRPKECDPLFTQWAKDGYRTQELIWGRMLLSFDAGQTGLLSYLSQKVSKHRNDAELLLKVYKDPNILRNTKLFSSSKPIVSDIVDAGLRKLARKDLKQATKLYVKYQKAGRFSEAKDRQLNHYLVRRGLIYQEEALIDHIDTMLPLLASDDLYEMRLRWAIRQQDFNTVNIYLAQLSQQGKEHSRWQYWQARMNDQQDTKKAQDNYLVLSQQRDFYGFNAAKVINKPLSFNDDNLTSNKALRAKLLDDPGMSRVIELRAIDKYLDSRTEWIYLMRRHDPAMTAEYGLYALEQGWYDLSVESSIQGQQWNALNLRFPNAANEEFVNASKKYKVDINEIRAISRRESAFNYYATSGVGARGLMQLMPATAKQTAQKNKIPFNDVKDLYKPSVNVMLGSAYYAELLKQFNNNRVLATAAYNAGPGSVKRWLKVSNGSLDAMSFIETIPYTETREYVQAVLSYRMIYLQQDNPKADMFTKQELNYAY